One segment of Streptomyces sp. NBC_01463 DNA contains the following:
- a CDS encoding class I SAM-dependent methyltransferase: MRAHSVDRPADLDTVRESYDRVADNYAHMVLTTGIGDIRRHPWLKASIDAFADTVTGLGPVLDVGCGPGTVTAYLAERGLDVSGVDLSPRMIENARRLHPECRFSVSSATDLDLAEASLGGVLGWWSLFNLPRAVLPQVLAGFVRALKPGGHFITATHVGDEDLVRTEAYGGVPVSWTTHKWRPEQFVELIEQAGLHPVADLRIPADEHTGPGVVVMARKPA; the protein is encoded by the coding sequence ATGCGCGCCCACTCCGTCGACCGCCCGGCCGACCTCGACACCGTCCGCGAGTCCTACGACCGCGTCGCCGACAACTACGCCCACATGGTGCTGACGACGGGAATCGGGGACATCCGCCGCCATCCCTGGCTCAAGGCGTCGATCGACGCCTTCGCCGACACCGTGACCGGCCTCGGACCCGTCCTCGACGTCGGCTGCGGCCCCGGAACGGTCACCGCCTACCTCGCCGAACGCGGCCTCGACGTGTCCGGCGTCGACCTCTCCCCCCGCATGATCGAGAACGCGCGCCGGCTGCACCCGGAGTGCCGCTTCAGCGTCTCCTCCGCCACCGACCTCGACCTCGCCGAGGCATCGCTCGGCGGTGTGCTCGGCTGGTGGTCGCTGTTCAACCTGCCCCGTGCCGTGCTGCCCCAGGTGCTCGCCGGGTTCGTGCGCGCCCTGAAGCCGGGCGGACACTTCATCACCGCCACCCATGTCGGCGACGAGGACCTGGTGCGCACCGAGGCCTACGGCGGTGTGCCCGTCAGCTGGACGACGCACAAGTGGCGCCCGGAGCAGTTCGTGGAGCTGATCGAGCAGGCCGGACTGCACCCGGTCGCCGATCTCCGCATCCCCGCGGACGAGCACACCGGTCCCGGCGTCGTCGTCATGGCCAGGAAGCCCGCCTGA
- a CDS encoding discoidin domain-containing protein, translating into MPSRTTLAATTAALIALAAPMAFAAPAAPRPAAQAAAWDTDRAAAAHTADPGAVTASGSENDATGPGAAADGNGTTRWSSNTADDAWIRVDLGATLRISQVTLDWEAAYGKKYVLEVSKNGTDWTAFYTEDDGTGGSVTAHTYPQEVTGRYVRMRGIQRATAWGYSLYSFKVYGGEQAPASTTRTNLALNHPAYGNLYQHAGNSPAFVTDGGWPADLKADQSRWSSDWNADRWVGVDLGATSTIDTVDLYWEAAYAVDYRIQVSDDNRTWRTVYQPSAADVAARRADVKAPGEAAGRHDTVTLPTPATGRYVRMLGVERRSFYNPAPATAQFGYSLYELQVWGTGGSADAAYPALPKNPGGAYSTTFFDDFTGSGLDRSKWRVVRTGTEMGPVNGESQAYVDSADNIRTENGALVLESKYCKACTPTPNGTFDFTSGRVDTNTKFDFTYGKVSARMKLPVGDGFWPAFWMLGSNVDDPSVSWPGSGETDIMENIGYGDWTSSALHGPGYSADGNIGKQQTYPNGGRADAWHTYGVEWTPEGMTFTVDDRVVQTTSRQKLESTRGQWVFDHNQYVILNLALGGAYPAGWNKVTTPYWGLPQSSVDRIAQGGIKAEIDWVRVEQKK; encoded by the coding sequence GTGCCCTCTCGTACGACTCTGGCAGCCACCACCGCCGCACTGATCGCCCTCGCCGCCCCCATGGCCTTCGCCGCTCCGGCCGCCCCCCGGCCGGCGGCGCAGGCCGCGGCCTGGGACACCGACCGGGCGGCCGCCGCCCACACCGCCGACCCCGGCGCCGTCACCGCGTCCGGCAGCGAGAACGACGCCACAGGACCGGGGGCCGCCGCCGACGGCAACGGCACCACCCGCTGGTCGAGCAACACCGCCGACGACGCCTGGATCCGGGTGGACCTCGGCGCCACCCTCCGCATCAGCCAGGTCACCCTGGACTGGGAGGCCGCCTACGGCAAGAAGTACGTCCTGGAGGTGTCGAAGAACGGTACCGACTGGACCGCCTTCTACACCGAGGACGACGGCACCGGCGGCAGCGTCACTGCGCACACCTACCCGCAGGAGGTCACCGGACGCTACGTCCGGATGCGCGGCATCCAGCGCGCGACCGCCTGGGGCTACTCCCTGTACTCCTTCAAGGTGTACGGAGGGGAGCAGGCCCCCGCCTCCACGACCCGCACCAACCTGGCCCTGAACCACCCCGCGTACGGCAACCTCTACCAGCACGCCGGCAACTCACCGGCCTTCGTCACCGACGGCGGCTGGCCGGCCGACCTCAAGGCGGACCAGTCGCGCTGGTCCAGCGACTGGAACGCGGACCGCTGGGTCGGCGTCGACCTGGGCGCCACCTCCACGATCGACACCGTCGACCTGTACTGGGAGGCGGCCTACGCCGTCGACTACCGGATCCAGGTCTCCGACGACAACCGCACCTGGCGCACCGTCTACCAGCCGTCCGCCGCCGACGTCGCCGCCCGCCGCGCCGATGTGAAGGCGCCGGGCGAGGCCGCCGGACGCCATGACACGGTCACCCTGCCCACCCCGGCGACCGGGCGCTACGTCCGGATGCTCGGTGTCGAACGCCGCTCGTTCTACAACCCGGCGCCCGCCACCGCCCAGTTCGGCTACTCCCTCTACGAGTTGCAGGTCTGGGGCACCGGAGGCAGCGCCGACGCCGCCTACCCGGCCCTGCCCAAGAACCCCGGCGGCGCCTACAGCACCACCTTCTTCGACGACTTCACCGGCTCGGGGCTGGACCGCTCCAAGTGGCGGGTGGTGCGCACCGGCACGGAGATGGGACCCGTCAACGGCGAGTCGCAGGCCTACGTCGACTCGGCGGACAACATCCGCACCGAGAACGGCGCCCTCGTCCTGGAGTCGAAGTACTGCAAGGCGTGCACCCCCACGCCCAACGGCACCTTCGACTTCACCTCCGGCCGGGTCGACACCAACACCAAGTTCGACTTCACCTACGGCAAGGTCAGCGCCCGTATGAAGCTGCCGGTCGGCGACGGCTTCTGGCCCGCCTTCTGGATGCTCGGCAGCAATGTCGACGACCCGTCCGTCTCCTGGCCCGGCTCGGGCGAGACGGACATCATGGAGAACATCGGCTACGGCGACTGGACCAGCTCCGCCCTGCACGGCCCGGGCTACTCGGCCGACGGCAACATCGGCAAGCAGCAGACGTATCCGAACGGCGGCCGCGCCGACGCGTGGCACACCTACGGCGTCGAGTGGACGCCCGAGGGCATGACGTTCACCGTCGACGACCGGGTCGTCCAGACGACCTCGCGCCAGAAGCTGGAGTCGACCCGCGGCCAGTGGGTCTTCGACCACAACCAGTACGTGATCCTCAACCTGGCCCTCGGCGGCGCCTATCCGGCCGGCTGGAACAAGGTCACCACGCCCTACTGGGGTCTTCCGCAGTCCAGCGTCGACCGGATCGCGCAGGGCGGCATCAAGGCGGAGATCGACTGGGTGCGCGTCGAGCAGAAGAAGTAA
- a CDS encoding TetR/AcrR family transcriptional regulator, producing MERTEAGGPGPLTPGRGRRRAEDVRHATLTAAADLLLAEGVRALTFSKVAARAGVSKMTLYKWWPSPGALAFDAYFNAFQATLAFPDTGDIRRDLTTQLHAFIDLLNGNGPVVAGIIGAAQGDPDLADALSTHYVTPRRALAVERLAVARDAGQIRADADLETIVDQLWGAVYHRLLMPAQPLTTEFADRLVDHLFRGVATDPAADSPGPAGS from the coding sequence ATGGAACGGACAGAGGCCGGGGGACCCGGCCCGCTCACGCCCGGGCGCGGACGGCGCCGGGCGGAGGACGTCCGGCACGCGACGCTGACCGCGGCCGCCGATCTCCTGCTCGCCGAGGGCGTCCGCGCCCTGACCTTCTCCAAGGTCGCCGCCCGCGCGGGCGTCAGCAAGATGACCCTCTACAAGTGGTGGCCCTCCCCCGGGGCCCTGGCCTTCGACGCGTACTTCAACGCCTTTCAGGCCACCCTCGCCTTCCCCGACACGGGCGACATCCGGCGTGATCTGACGACACAGCTGCACGCGTTCATCGATCTCCTGAACGGCAACGGTCCCGTCGTCGCCGGCATCATCGGGGCCGCCCAGGGCGATCCCGATCTCGCCGATGCGCTCTCGACGCACTACGTCACCCCGCGCCGCGCCCTCGCCGTCGAACGCCTCGCAGTCGCCCGCGACGCGGGCCAGATCCGGGCCGACGCCGACCTGGAGACGATCGTCGACCAGCTCTGGGGAGCCGTCTACCACCGGCTGCTGATGCCCGCGCAGCCGCTGACGACGGAGTTCGCCGACCGGCTGGTCGACCACCTGTTCCGGGGCGTCGCCACGGACCCCGCCGCCGACTCACCGGGACCGGCCGGAAGTTGA
- a CDS encoding ABC transporter permease, which translates to MKFLLQRLAFYLVTAWAAITINFLIPRMMPGDPVQSLIARFQGQLDTNAIASLKALFGLDKKQSIWEQYTDYWSHLLHGDLGLSFTFFPTPVSEVIAQSLPWTLALVGITTLISFVLGTGIGVFTGWRRGSWMDSLLPVTTFISAIPYFWLGLIAISLFAVKWPLFPADGGYDNSLVPAFDWPFISSALYHGVLPGFTIVLSAVAGWILGMRNMMVTVSSEDYVMVAQAKGLSERRVMFGYAARNAILPNISGFALSLGFIVGGTLLVEMVFSYPGIGYQLFQGVGAKDYPLMQGIFLIITLSVLAANLLADVLYMLLDPRTRREA; encoded by the coding sequence CATCACGATCAACTTCCTCATTCCGCGCATGATGCCCGGTGACCCCGTCCAGTCGCTCATCGCCCGCTTCCAGGGCCAGCTGGACACCAACGCCATCGCCTCGCTCAAGGCCCTGTTCGGCCTCGACAAGAAGCAGTCGATCTGGGAGCAGTACACCGACTACTGGTCGCACCTGCTCCACGGCGACCTCGGGCTCTCCTTCACCTTCTTCCCGACGCCGGTCAGCGAGGTCATCGCCCAGTCGCTGCCCTGGACCCTCGCCCTCGTCGGCATCACCACGCTGATCAGCTTCGTGCTCGGCACCGGCATCGGGGTCTTCACCGGCTGGCGGCGCGGCTCCTGGATGGACAGCCTGCTGCCCGTCACCACCTTCATCTCCGCCATCCCGTACTTCTGGCTCGGACTGATCGCCATCTCGCTGTTCGCGGTGAAGTGGCCGCTGTTCCCGGCCGACGGCGGCTACGACAACTCGCTGGTGCCCGCCTTCGACTGGCCGTTCATCTCCAGCGCGCTGTACCACGGGGTGCTGCCCGGGTTCACGATCGTCCTCAGCGCCGTGGCCGGCTGGATCCTCGGCATGCGCAACATGATGGTGACGGTGTCCAGCGAGGACTACGTCATGGTCGCCCAGGCCAAGGGCCTCTCCGAGCGCCGGGTGATGTTCGGTTACGCGGCACGCAACGCCATCCTGCCCAACATCTCCGGCTTCGCCCTCTCGCTCGGCTTCATCGTCGGCGGCACGCTCCTGGTGGAGATGGTCTTCTCCTACCCGGGCATCGGCTACCAGCTCTTCCAGGGCGTCGGCGCCAAGGACTATCCCCTCATGCAGGGCATCTTCCTCATCATCACGCTCTCCGTCCTCGCGGCGAACCTCCTCGCCGACGTCCTCTACATGCTCCTCGACCCCCGTACCCGAAGGGAGGCCTAG
- a CDS encoding GH1 family beta-glucosidase, which produces MNLVTPQAYAREIAAQAVPGLPADFRWGVATAAYQIEGAAAEDGRTPSIWDTYSRVPGMVVRGENGDVACDHYHRMPEDVALIADLGVDTYRFSLAWPRIQPGGRGPANAKGLDFYKRLVDELDAKGVTPWITLYHWDLPQELEDAGGWPARDTAYRFAEYAALAYDALGDRVKHWTTLNEPWCSAMLGYAYGAQAPGRKNLGEAIHAVHHLLLGHGLASQYLREQADARGNELELGITLNLGTATPETDSHEDAEAARRADGLGARLYLDPVVKGAYPEDIVTDLAAQGIELPVHEGDLAVIATPLDVLGVNFYRGTLFSGVTEDGATTDAEGLPVTRVVERELPRTAMDWEITPTALTDLLVRLEKDYALPTVITENGAAFDDTVSADGEIHDADRTTYLADHIAAVADARAQGADVRGYFAWSLMDNFEWSYGYDKRFGIVRVDYDTQVRTLKDSAKWYRDTIHLTRNA; this is translated from the coding sequence ATGAACCTCGTCACCCCCCAGGCCTACGCCCGCGAGATCGCCGCCCAGGCCGTACCCGGTCTGCCCGCCGACTTCCGCTGGGGCGTCGCCACAGCCGCGTACCAGATCGAGGGCGCGGCGGCCGAGGACGGCAGAACGCCGTCCATCTGGGACACGTACAGCAGGGTGCCGGGCATGGTCGTCCGCGGTGAGAACGGCGACGTGGCCTGCGACCACTACCACCGGATGCCCGAGGACGTCGCGCTGATCGCCGACCTGGGCGTCGACACCTACCGCTTCTCGCTGGCCTGGCCCCGCATCCAGCCGGGCGGCCGCGGCCCCGCCAACGCCAAGGGTCTGGACTTCTACAAGCGCCTGGTCGACGAGCTCGACGCCAAGGGCGTCACCCCGTGGATCACCCTCTACCACTGGGACCTGCCGCAGGAGCTGGAGGACGCGGGCGGCTGGCCGGCCCGCGACACCGCCTACCGCTTCGCCGAGTACGCCGCCCTCGCCTACGACGCCCTGGGCGACCGGGTGAAGCACTGGACCACGCTGAACGAGCCGTGGTGCTCGGCGATGCTCGGATACGCCTACGGCGCCCAGGCCCCCGGCCGGAAGAACCTCGGCGAGGCGATCCACGCCGTCCACCACCTGCTGCTGGGCCACGGCCTCGCCTCGCAGTACCTGCGGGAGCAGGCCGACGCCCGCGGCAACGAGCTCGAACTCGGCATCACCCTCAACCTCGGGACCGCCACCCCGGAGACCGACAGCCACGAGGACGCCGAGGCGGCCCGCCGCGCCGACGGGCTCGGTGCCCGTCTCTACCTGGATCCCGTCGTCAAGGGCGCCTACCCCGAGGACATCGTCACCGACCTCGCCGCCCAGGGCATCGAACTCCCCGTCCACGAAGGCGACCTGGCCGTCATCGCGACCCCGCTGGACGTCCTCGGCGTCAACTTCTACCGCGGCACGCTGTTCTCCGGCGTGACCGAGGACGGCGCGACGACGGACGCCGAAGGGCTGCCCGTCACCCGGGTCGTGGAGCGCGAGCTGCCCCGTACCGCCATGGACTGGGAGATCACCCCCACGGCCCTCACCGACCTGCTGGTCCGTCTGGAGAAGGACTACGCCCTCCCGACGGTCATCACCGAGAACGGTGCCGCGTTCGACGACACCGTCTCCGCGGACGGCGAGATCCACGACGCCGACCGCACCACCTATCTCGCCGACCACATCGCCGCCGTCGCCGACGCCCGCGCTCAGGGGGCCGACGTCCGGGGGTACTTCGCCTGGTCGCTGATGGACAACTTCGAGTGGTCCTACGGCTACGACAAGCGATTCGGCATCGTCCGCGTCGACTACGACACGCAGGTGCGGACGCTCAAGGACAGCGCCAAGTGGTACCGCGACACCATCCACCTCACCCGCAACGCGTAG
- a CDS encoding ABC transporter ATP-binding protein codes for MSEPVLTISGLNVDYGTGSDAVHALRDIDLTLHRGEVLGLAGESGSGKSTLAYAVTRLLSPPGVITGGEVHYHQRDGQKLDLLTLSAPELRAFRWQELSIVFQGAMNSLNPVHTVHSQLTDVLQAHRPEMRKAARTARARELLNLVGISADRLGAYPHQLSGGMRQRVMIAMALALEPEIVIMDEPTTALDVVMQRQILRQLVRLREELGFSVVFITHDISLLIEFSDRIAIMYGGRIVEEAGASEIYRDPHHPYSDGLLHSFPALHGPRRELSGIPGSPPHLSAMPAGCAFHPRCAKKVEACDSHVPVLAAPDGSDGSRSVACWLHREAPAPAVARS; via the coding sequence ATGAGCGAGCCCGTCCTCACCATCAGCGGCCTCAACGTGGACTACGGGACCGGGTCCGACGCCGTGCACGCCCTGCGCGACATCGACCTCACCCTGCACCGGGGCGAAGTCCTCGGCCTCGCGGGCGAGTCGGGCTCCGGCAAGTCCACCCTGGCCTACGCCGTCACCCGGCTGCTCTCCCCGCCCGGCGTCATCACCGGCGGCGAGGTCCACTACCACCAGCGCGACGGCCAGAAGCTCGACCTGCTGACCCTGTCGGCACCCGAGCTCCGCGCCTTCCGCTGGCAGGAGCTGTCGATCGTCTTCCAGGGCGCGATGAACTCCCTGAACCCGGTCCACACGGTCCACAGCCAGCTCACCGACGTACTCCAGGCCCACCGCCCGGAGATGCGGAAGGCGGCACGGACCGCGCGGGCCAGGGAGCTGCTGAACCTCGTCGGCATCTCCGCCGACCGGCTCGGCGCCTATCCGCACCAGCTGTCCGGCGGCATGCGCCAGCGCGTGATGATCGCGATGGCGCTCGCGCTGGAACCCGAGATCGTCATCATGGACGAGCCCACCACCGCACTCGACGTCGTCATGCAGCGCCAGATCCTGCGCCAGCTCGTCAGGCTCCGCGAGGAGCTCGGCTTCTCGGTCGTCTTCATCACGCACGACATCTCGCTCCTCATCGAGTTCTCCGACCGGATCGCGATCATGTACGGCGGCCGGATCGTCGAGGAGGCCGGCGCGTCCGAGATCTACCGCGACCCCCACCACCCGTACAGCGACGGACTGCTGCACTCCTTCCCCGCGCTGCACGGACCCCGCCGCGAGCTCAGCGGCATCCCCGGTTCGCCCCCGCACCTGTCCGCGATGCCGGCCGGCTGCGCCTTCCACCCCCGCTGCGCCAAGAAGGTCGAGGCCTGCGACAGCCACGTCCCGGTGCTCGCCGCCCCGGACGGGAGCGACGGCTCGCGCTCGGTGGCCTGCTGGCTCCACCGGGAGGCCCCGGCCCCCGCAGTCGCCCGTTCGTAG
- a CDS encoding glycoside hydrolase family 3 C-terminal domain-containing protein, with the protein MPPRTRHRARPATAALAAATVLAGLLAGAVPSAAAPAAADDPAPVAVDRFEGEVPFANQPAEGIFTWGGDADDPPALALKERADAPEGAKVLEGTYDISGYGGLSHDYAADRPAHDWSAHKGIRFWWYGQNTAPLPPGSGRKISFEIKDGGAHGEASELWTTSFTDDWEGWHQVEVPFADFTYRGDYQPVGGIDQVLGLNEMWGYALTLPPGAPGKFAIDGMELYGKADAALKASVVTDAAVHPVTQGATADIDLSVATTGSLPLDEPVTVAYETKGGSAASGTDYTPVSGTYTFPAGTASGTAHRVSVDTKKITGSASAKTVPLELTVTGARPPKENPQVVIDAHGLPYQNPKLPVKQRVADLLARMSPAEKAGQMTQAERNALSSQGDIATYDLGSLLSGGGSVPTPNTPAAWAKTVDSYQLRAQATRFQIPLIYGVDAVHGHNNVIGSTIMPHNVGLGATRDPRTVEKTGAVTANEVRATGIPWDFAPCLCVSRDDRWGRAYEAYGEDPALVESLETVIQGMQGAASGKDLDRNDKVLATAKHYVGDGGTEYGSSTTGSYPIDQGVTKVTRQELEAVHLAPFTEAVERGVGTVMPSYSSLDILGDDEGPVKMHANAAMINGVLKDRMGFDGFVISDWQAIDQIPGDYASDVRTSVNAGLDMIMVPTAYKDFTRTLQDEVTAGRITQARIDDAVSRILTQKFRLGLFEKPYADTANLGKVGSAEHRAVAREAAAKSQVLLKNDGGVLPLKSSQKVYVAGSNADDIGNQAGGWTVSWQGSSGNITPGTTILSAMRKDAASVTYSKDASAATDGYDVGVVVVGETPYAEGIGDVGNGHDLELSAADKAAVDKVCAAMKCAVLIVSGRPQLIGDRLGGIDALVASWLPGTEGDGVADVLYGKRAFTGQLPVTWPKSEAQLPINVGDAAYDPQFPYGWGLTTLRKPPAGGELTLTALALAAQVAERTGLGRTEVGRTIVGQARLLVQQKAGGKLTEKVSKPFADADHLLLTGDLTGAVAKLRAAYRAV; encoded by the coding sequence ATGCCACCACGCACCCGTCACCGCGCGAGACCCGCGACGGCCGCACTCGCCGCCGCCACCGTCCTCGCCGGCCTGCTCGCCGGCGCGGTCCCCAGCGCGGCGGCGCCCGCCGCGGCCGACGATCCGGCACCCGTGGCCGTCGACCGGTTCGAGGGCGAGGTCCCCTTCGCGAACCAGCCCGCCGAGGGCATCTTCACCTGGGGCGGCGACGCCGACGACCCGCCCGCCCTGGCACTGAAGGAACGCGCGGACGCGCCCGAGGGCGCCAAGGTCCTCGAAGGCACCTACGACATCAGCGGCTACGGCGGACTCAGCCACGACTACGCCGCCGACCGGCCCGCCCACGACTGGTCCGCGCACAAGGGCATCCGGTTCTGGTGGTACGGCCAGAACACCGCACCCCTGCCGCCCGGTTCGGGCAGGAAGATCAGCTTCGAGATCAAGGACGGCGGCGCCCACGGCGAGGCCTCCGAGCTGTGGACCACCTCCTTCACCGACGACTGGGAGGGCTGGCACCAGGTCGAGGTCCCCTTCGCCGACTTCACCTACCGCGGCGACTACCAGCCGGTCGGCGGTATCGACCAGGTACTGGGCCTCAACGAGATGTGGGGCTACGCCCTCACCCTGCCGCCCGGCGCCCCCGGCAAGTTCGCCATCGACGGCATGGAGCTGTACGGCAAGGCGGACGCCGCCCTGAAGGCGAGCGTCGTCACGGACGCGGCCGTCCACCCCGTCACGCAGGGCGCCACCGCGGACATCGACCTCTCCGTCGCCACCACCGGCTCCCTCCCGCTGGACGAGCCCGTGACCGTCGCCTACGAGACCAAGGGCGGCAGCGCGGCATCCGGCACCGACTACACCCCGGTCAGCGGCACGTACACCTTCCCCGCCGGCACGGCTTCCGGCACCGCGCACCGCGTCTCCGTCGACACGAAGAAGATCACCGGATCCGCCTCCGCGAAGACGGTCCCGCTCGAACTCACCGTCACCGGCGCCAGGCCGCCGAAGGAGAACCCGCAGGTCGTCATCGACGCCCACGGGCTGCCCTACCAGAACCCGAAGCTGCCGGTGAAGCAGCGGGTCGCCGACCTGCTCGCCCGGATGTCGCCCGCCGAGAAGGCCGGCCAGATGACCCAGGCCGAGCGCAACGCGCTCAGCTCCCAGGGCGACATCGCCACCTACGACCTCGGTTCGCTGCTCTCCGGCGGTGGCTCCGTCCCGACGCCCAACACCCCGGCCGCGTGGGCGAAGACGGTCGACTCCTACCAGCTGCGCGCCCAGGCGACCCGCTTCCAGATCCCGCTGATCTACGGCGTGGACGCGGTGCACGGCCACAACAACGTGATCGGCTCGACGATCATGCCGCACAACGTCGGTCTCGGCGCGACCCGCGACCCGCGGACCGTCGAGAAGACTGGCGCCGTCACGGCGAACGAGGTGCGCGCCACCGGTATCCCGTGGGACTTCGCCCCCTGCCTCTGCGTCTCGCGCGACGACCGCTGGGGCCGTGCCTACGAGGCGTACGGCGAGGACCCGGCGCTCGTGGAGTCGCTGGAGACGGTGATCCAGGGCATGCAGGGAGCGGCCTCCGGCAAGGACCTGGACCGCAACGACAAGGTGCTGGCGACCGCCAAGCACTACGTGGGCGACGGCGGTACGGAGTACGGCTCCTCCACCACCGGTTCGTACCCGATCGACCAAGGCGTCACCAAGGTCACCCGGCAGGAGCTGGAGGCCGTCCACCTCGCCCCGTTCACCGAGGCCGTCGAGCGCGGGGTCGGCACGGTCATGCCGTCCTACTCCTCGCTCGACATCCTCGGGGACGACGAGGGCCCGGTGAAGATGCACGCCAACGCCGCGATGATCAACGGCGTGCTGAAGGACCGGATGGGCTTCGACGGGTTCGTCATCAGCGACTGGCAGGCCATCGACCAGATCCCCGGCGACTACGCGAGCGACGTCCGCACCTCGGTCAACGCCGGCCTCGACATGATCATGGTGCCGACGGCGTACAAGGACTTCACGAGGACGCTCCAGGACGAGGTCACCGCGGGCCGCATCACCCAGGCCCGGATCGATGACGCGGTCTCCCGCATCCTGACGCAGAAGTTCAGGCTGGGCCTGTTCGAGAAGCCGTACGCCGACACCGCCAACCTCGGCAAGGTCGGCTCGGCCGAACACCGCGCCGTGGCCCGTGAGGCCGCGGCCAAGTCCCAGGTGCTGTTGAAGAACGACGGCGGCGTGCTGCCGCTGAAGTCCTCGCAGAAGGTGTACGTCGCCGGCTCCAACGCCGACGACATCGGTAACCAGGCCGGCGGCTGGACCGTCAGCTGGCAGGGCTCGTCCGGGAACATCACCCCGGGCACCACGATCCTTTCGGCCATGAGGAAGGACGCCGCCTCGGTCACGTACTCCAAGGACGCGTCGGCCGCGACGGACGGCTACGACGTCGGTGTCGTGGTGGTCGGCGAGACCCCGTACGCCGAGGGCATCGGCGACGTCGGCAACGGTCACGACCTGGAACTCTCCGCCGCCGACAAGGCCGCGGTCGACAAGGTGTGCGCCGCGATGAAGTGCGCCGTCCTGATCGTCTCGGGCCGCCCGCAGCTCATCGGCGACCGGCTGGGCGGCATCGACGCGCTGGTGGCCTCCTGGCTGCCGGGCACCGAGGGCGACGGCGTGGCCGACGTGCTCTACGGCAAGCGGGCCTTCACCGGACAGCTCCCGGTCACCTGGCCGAAGTCCGAGGCGCAGCTGCCGATCAACGTGGGCGACGCGGCGTACGACCCGCAGTTCCCCTACGGCTGGGGACTCACCACGCTGAGGAAGCCCCCGGCCGGCGGCGAGCTGACGCTCACCGCGCTGGCGCTGGCCGCCCAGGTGGCGGAGAGGACCGGTCTCGGCCGGACCGAGGTGGGCCGGACCATCGTCGGCCAGGCCCGGCTGCTGGTCCAGCAGAAGGCCGGCGGGAAGCTGACGGAGAAGGTGTCCAAGCCGTTCGCGGACGCCGATCACCTGCTGCTGACCGGTGACCTGACCGGTGCGGTGGCGAAGCTGAGGGCGGCCTACCGGGCCGTCTGA
- a CDS encoding ABC transporter permease, producing the protein MAVTATEVAVLDAIETPAASKRRFRFLRGRKTVVGLCILLFFVLIAVIGPWIAPYDPDTMGNELLQPPSGSHWFGTTQTGQDVLSQILVGTRGVLVVGFIAGILATILSVLIGVSAGFLGGTADEVLSLLSNVFLVIPGLPLIIIIASFVTDTGDLLIAGVIALTSWAWGARVLRAQTLSLRRRDYVEAARATGESTWRIILFEVMPNLTAVIASGFVGTVIFAILSEITLAFIGVADISNWNWGTVLFWAQSNQALAQGAWWWFVPAGLCIALLGMSLALINFGIDEFVNPRLRTETGGSRKVRMRVGFTPVARTGTSEKEPRS; encoded by the coding sequence ATGGCTGTCACCGCCACAGAGGTCGCCGTACTCGACGCGATCGAGACCCCGGCCGCAAGCAAGCGCAGGTTCCGCTTCCTGCGCGGACGCAAGACCGTCGTCGGACTGTGCATCCTGCTCTTCTTCGTGCTGATCGCCGTCATCGGCCCGTGGATCGCCCCGTACGACCCCGACACGATGGGCAACGAACTGCTCCAGCCGCCCTCCGGATCCCACTGGTTCGGGACCACGCAGACCGGTCAGGACGTGCTCTCGCAGATCCTCGTCGGCACTCGCGGCGTCCTGGTCGTCGGCTTCATAGCGGGCATCCTCGCCACGATCCTCTCCGTGCTCATCGGGGTCAGCGCCGGCTTCCTCGGCGGCACCGCCGACGAGGTGCTCTCGCTGCTCTCCAACGTCTTCCTCGTCATCCCCGGACTGCCGCTGATCATCATCATCGCCAGCTTCGTCACCGACACCGGCGACCTCCTGATCGCGGGCGTCATCGCCCTCACCTCCTGGGCCTGGGGCGCCCGGGTGCTCCGCGCCCAGACGCTCTCGCTTCGCCGCCGGGACTACGTCGAGGCGGCCCGGGCCACCGGTGAGTCGACCTGGCGGATCATCCTCTTCGAGGTGATGCCCAACCTGACCGCCGTCATCGCCTCGGGCTTCGTCGGCACGGTCATCTTCGCGATCCTCTCCGAGATCACGCTCGCCTTCATCGGCGTCGCCGACATCTCGAACTGGAACTGGGGCACCGTGCTCTTCTGGGCGCAGTCCAACCAGGCACTCGCCCAGGGCGCCTGGTGGTGGTTCGTCCCCGCGGGGCTCTGCATCGCGCTGCTCGGCATGTCGCTCGCCCTCATCAACTTCGGCATCGACGAATTCGTCAACCCGCGCCTGCGCACCGAGACCGGCGGCTCCCGGAAGGTCCGCATGCGCGTCGGCTTCACCCCCGTGGCCCGTACGGGCACCTCCGAGAAGGAGCCCCGCTCATGA